The genomic stretch TTCTTTAACCAAATAGTTagtttgtatttctttttatacaTATTACTTTTAAGAGTAAGAGAGCACATCACTTAATAAGTCCAACACTACTCAATGTTCCTTTTCTTTGTTGCTAAGGATAGTATGTACATACCATAAAGGAACTTAGTTATGTCGTGAGCAGGGACGAAGCTAGAGTAAAATTATGACCGGGGCCGATTTCCATTTCGTTATTCACGTATCATTGATTTCAAATCATTATTTTAGCAATTTCGATATATTTAGTTTTACTAAAGATacaattaatatatatattttattttatgtatctATTAAATTTTATATTTGTTTTTTCAACAAACTTAATTACTCCATATTTTATGTATAGAGCTTTTTTTATCTATacaatgaaataaatccaaaacATAAAATGCTAATAAACTTGTTTTAAGACGATTCTATTATaatttttgttataaattaaagtGAGATTAATTGATTAAAGTCGTAAAATAATCACTAATAGAGTTAAATAATAATTGTTTACCAATAGGACCAATCCCAATGACAAAAATGGTTCCATACTTTGTAATTACAAAGGTTCTTCTTTACGTTAAAATATAATAGGTTGAGTCGTTAAGAGCGGATTATAAACGACGCTCGAGTCGTTGAGGGCGGAGTATAATCGACGCTTAATAAGAAAAttgtaaaagaaaaaaagaacaaaaaacaaGCAAATGCTAAATATAATAGGCCGAGTCGTTAAGGGCCAATAATCAACAaattgtaaaagaaaaaaaaaggcacAAAACATAAGCTAAAAAAAGGCGCTTCTGTGAGTCGATCCTACGACCATCAGAGAAGTAGTCCAGACAAGCGTGAAATTGTTAACCATTGTGCTACTACAAACTATTGATCTGTTTATTACAATGTATTAATTATACTTCAAAAGGTCACCCGGGCCATGGCCCATTCGGCCATACCCGAGCTTCGTCTCTGGTCGTGAGGGGTCGGGATTCAGCCCTGCTGATTTTCATATATATGTATAAAATTAGCATTCACCCCCCAACTCGGTAATTGAGTATTAAATTTTCACAACGAAGTTAAATTCTTTCAAACTCGGCCCCTATTGCGTTCAAATCGATTAAGATTCCCCGCCGTCTACATCAATAAACCTCTATTAATTTCTTGATAATTCATGATTTGCATTATCATACATACCATCTTCATTAAACACAAGCAACTTGTGTATACTAAAAGAGAGAAACCAATTGTGACATAGTGTCGGACTTTAGATGGATAAATTGCGTACTTTATGTTGAAAAAAGAGATACATTAATAGGTTGGTTTAATAAAGGAAAATACACTTAAGAATAATGCATTTGTGACAACTTACATACCCCTTCATTCCTCTATAAATTAGCTCATATTCCGACGTTAATTAACAACAATTACTTCCCtttcaaaaaaaagaaaactaCAATTAAACTAGGAATCTATAATCAATTAATTATGGCTCTAATTAAACTCGTACTATTTTTCTTGTTTGTCAAATCAACATCCGCCCTAGTTTCTCAAACCGGAATAAAAGTTATTTATTTCGATCAACCAATCGACCATTTTACTATGGCGAGTATCGGCATATTTCAACAAAAACTCGTCATAGATTTTAGTTATTGGGACGGTAAGAACGCCAACGTCCCAATTCTGGTTTGCTTAGGAGGAGAAGCGCCAATAGAGTATTGGCTCGATGGCATTGGCATAATTGACAAGGCCGCGCCTCAATTTCGAGCCTTGGTTGTCTACATTGAGGTATGATTAATTAAAATTTGTATTATTTACACAATTTTGCTTAAAATTGAGTATTTGCATATTGTTCTGACTTTTTTTAATCAGTAGTAATATTAATCTTATTTACTAATACGaggtacaatttttttttatagCATCGATTTTATGGTCAGTCTATTCCGTTCGGCTCATTAGACAATGCATTTTCAAGCGACGAAATCAGAGACTGTCTGACGACGGAACAAGCTTTAGCTGATTTTGCCGAGGTGATCAAGTTCGTGAAGAGAAACATTACGAAACACGACTCACCAACCATTGTTATAGGCGGTTCTTACTCTGGAAGTAAGTTATACGACCAACTTAACTTATTTTTAGTAAATCATAATTTTCTAACTAATACGAGTATGTTTCTTCAATTCTAAGTTATGTGTTTTTTCCTTTAATTTTAGTGTTGGCGGCATGGTTCCGATTAAAGTATCCACATTTCGCAATTGGCGCTTTGGCATCATCGGCTCCAATTTTTAGCTTCGAGAAGCTCCCTATCGAGAACGAGTATTGTCAAATAGTCGCTCGAGACTTTGAGGTAAAAACTATTAGACGTTTTGTGTTTGCTTTTTCTTATCTTGGTTAATTAAGGCTAATTGTGAATTTTTCATGTAATTTATctaaccctaattcttttctacGTAGGAAATAAGTAAAACATGTGCTAACAACATCTTTCAATCATGGAATATGATTGATTATTTAGCATCACAACCAAGTGGAATTGATCAATTAACAAAAACCTTCAAAAGTTGCAGGTAAATTAagtgatttaatttaatttaattatttatttgtaaatgatataaacATGTTAAAGTGTACCTTGCtaatttgtttaatttgattttgaattgtaGCCCAATAAACTCTTCTGAAGAACTTAAAGCATATCTAATTCGATTATATAATTTTGCGGCTCAATATGACGGCCGGTTCAATACATGGACGAGATATTTTTGCAATAAAATTGGCAACCGTCGCAACAACGATATATTAGAAGGCATTTCTGAAGCAGTATCCGGATTAAACAGTTTTCCGGTGTGTAACCAAATTGCTGGAAACGTCTCGTTTGCCGTTGATTCAGAATCGATTCAAGCGTGGGAATTTCAGGTATTATTGTTATAAGTTTAATCATAAATACAATTAATTTTAATCACATAATATCGTATTTAAGTCGTATTATTTTCTTAAAATATGCAGCTTTGTAGTGAGTTAGTAACTCCTACAAGTTGTAGTGGCAATTCAATGTTCCAACCT from Silene latifolia isolate original U9 population chromosome 5, ASM4854445v1, whole genome shotgun sequence encodes the following:
- the LOC141655072 gene encoding uncharacterized protein LOC141655072; the encoded protein is MASIGIFQQKLVIDFSYWDGKNANVPILVCLGGEAPIEYWLDGIGIIDKAAPQFRALVVYIEHRFYGQSIPFGSLDNAFSSDEIRDCLTTEQALADFAEVIKFVKRNITKHDSPTIVIGGSYSGMLAAWFRLKYPHFAIGALASSAPIFSFEKLPIENEYCQIVARDFEEISKTCANNIFQSWNMIDYLASQPSGIDQLTKTFKSCSPINSSEELKAYLIRLYNFAAQYDGRFNTWTRYFCNKIGNRRNNDILEGISEAVSGLNSFPVCNQIAGNVSFAVDSESIQAWEFQLCSELVTPTSCSGNSMFQPQQFNMDLYVKNCRDKYHIEAHPNWISTYYGGQDIKSSLKNFGSNIIFSNGLRDPLSRAGVLSDISDTIVALTTKQGSHCLDMNLAKDDDPNWLKELRSKEIRIMSQWIKQSTSSKASIVSLNHSIKATITWLIRGRGLVWETLVRVKRGENGWTSSSALGNAPMGCKKGGVIDPFGINGRVSTREDEVISPEPETPSEKGEECYLRFVSKSAICFDPRLEKEGVEILREGVIVPDREGMGAVAEDVECSFFQRRARTGCAMWIMDDKSFV